In Gemmatimonadota bacterium, a genomic segment contains:
- a CDS encoding ABC transporter ATP-binding protein, whose product MSSVPNTATGSWQRLKYVPPTLSLLLAADARGTILLFAISAGMGLFPLAEVHVLRRLIETAELIVAGSAPVADGLAWGLALALLAILHAAVVHVREVVDRRHQEVLGNYLEERCLQQAQSMPLEWFEHDKHYDLLHLVRRRTVGRLGATTSFLTRGLSDIVTMASLLIYLGQFHWGLPLLLALGTTPGALIREAIHRQRYLMDRAQAPDERRFGVYIDLLTGRHSAAEIRLFSLGKWLLDQAGLLRRRLHRERLQLAAREARLTVLSDCMNGLTHVAALGLSVGLLVNGHISVGAAAALFAAIETFQITFFGLIWEGSMLYNSLRYLEDYFVLMDNPRLDLKGGRKLDQPLAAPIVLENLSFTYPGAERPALSDLNLELQPGERIALVGENGAGKTTLVKLLMGLYRPTSGRIIVD is encoded by the coding sequence ATGAGCTCAGTACCCAACACCGCCACAGGTTCTTGGCAGCGCCTCAAGTACGTGCCGCCTACGCTGAGCCTCCTGCTCGCAGCCGACGCCAGAGGAACTATTCTCCTTTTCGCCATTAGTGCAGGCATGGGTCTGTTTCCTTTGGCCGAAGTGCACGTCTTGCGCCGGCTCATCGAAACGGCGGAACTGATAGTTGCGGGAAGTGCCCCTGTAGCAGACGGTCTTGCGTGGGGCCTCGCTCTCGCCCTGCTTGCAATCCTGCACGCTGCGGTAGTGCACGTCAGGGAAGTCGTCGACCGCCGTCATCAGGAGGTCTTAGGCAACTACCTAGAGGAGCGCTGCCTGCAGCAGGCGCAGTCGATGCCGCTGGAGTGGTTCGAGCATGACAAGCACTACGACCTGTTGCACCTGGTGCGGCGCAGAACGGTGGGACGGTTGGGAGCCACGACCAGTTTCCTCACAAGAGGCCTTTCAGACATAGTGACAATGGCATCGCTCCTTATCTACCTGGGGCAATTCCACTGGGGGCTGCCGCTCTTGCTGGCTCTCGGAACAACGCCAGGTGCGCTGATACGCGAGGCCATTCATCGCCAAAGATACCTGATGGACCGTGCGCAAGCCCCGGACGAACGCCGCTTTGGCGTCTATATCGACCTGCTGACCGGCCGGCATTCAGCGGCAGAGATTCGGCTCTTCAGCCTGGGGAAGTGGCTGCTCGATCAAGCCGGGCTACTCCGTCGCCGTCTCCATCGAGAACGACTGCAGCTTGCGGCGCGTGAGGCGCGGCTCACGGTTTTATCGGACTGCATGAACGGCCTGACGCACGTTGCAGCCCTCGGCCTGAGCGTCGGCCTCCTCGTCAACGGTCACATCAGCGTTGGTGCGGCGGCAGCCCTATTCGCCGCTATCGAGACGTTCCAAATCACATTCTTCGGGCTGATTTGGGAGGGGTCTATGCTCTACAACTCTCTTCGCTACCTGGAGGACTATTTCGTGCTGATGGACAACCCACGCCTTGACCTAAAGGGTGGCCGGAAACTGGATCAACCGCTGGCCGCACCCATCGTCTTGGAGAATCTCTCCTTCACCTATCCCGGAGCCGAGCGGCCAGCGCTCTCCGACCTCAACCTAGAACTCCAGCCCGGCGAACGCATCGCGCTCGTTGGCGAAAACGGCGCAGGCAAAACCACGCTCGTCAAACTCCTGATGGGCCTCTATCGCCCCACGTCCGGCCGCATAATTGTAGAT